The window AGGTGAAGGAGCTCAAGCTCTGGAAGACCGAGGAGTACACGTATCCGTATACAGGGTATTATTACTGGCCGGACTGGTACTACTGGCCTTCTCCGTTTTACGGCCCCTTCTACGGACCGCCTTACCCCGGGGGCCCCTTCTATCCCTATCCCTTGAGATAGCCTCTACTGCGTCGCCTGGACTTCCTTGAACTTCTCCTGGTCAAGCTCGATGAGGTTGGAGGCCTCCCGCTGCATGGCCACCTTGCCGTCGAGCACGCCGCCTTCTATGACCAGCAGCTTGCTGGTGACCACGTCGCCCGTGACCTGGCCCTTTCTCTTTATCTCCACCACCTCTTTGGCCGAAAGGTTGCCCTCCACGGTGCCGCCCACCACAACGCCGCTTGCCTGAATGTCGCCCTTCAGAACGGCCTTATCCCCGAGGATGACCCAATCGGCGGCGACGTTTCCCGTGACCTGCCCGTCTATCCTGAGCGTCCCCTTGGTGGAGAGATCGCCCCTTATGTGCGTATTTTTGCCGACGAAGGTTTCCAGTTTTTCGTTCTTCTGGAACATTTACGAGGTTCCCCCTTTGAGGTATTTTTTCGGGTTGACGTTCTTGCCGTCCTTCCATATCTCGTAGTGGACGTGCGGTCCGGTAGCCCTGCCCGTAGAGCCCACGTAGGCTATGACGTCGCCTCTTTTCACCACATCGCCCACCTTGACCGCTATCTTCTTGTTGTGGGCGTAATAGGTGGTATAGCCGAAGCCATGGCCGATGGCCACGAGGTTGCCGTTTGCCCCGCTTCGGCCGGCGAAGATGACGATGCCGTCCGCGGTGGCATCGACGGGGTCGCCCGGACGGGCCGAGATGTCCATCCCCGTGTGGAAGTCCCTCCTGCCCGTGATGGGATGAATTCTGTAGCCGTAGCCCGACGAAATCCACCCCTTCACCGGCCATCCCATGGGCGTGGCCATGTAGAGGTCGCGCTGCTCGCTCAGGTAATCGCGGATCTCTGCCACGGAGTCCATGGTCTTCTCTATCTGCTTCTTGAGAATGTCGGCGTCCAGGGCGCCCATGTCCGTGCTGCTCATGTTCTCCAGGACCGCATCCTTGCTGCCGAGGGAAAAGAGCTTCCGGAACTGCTTCTCGGCGAGCTTCAATGAGGATATGGTCGACTCTATCTCGGCGAACTCGTTCTGATAGTAGTCAAGCTTCTCCTTGGTGGGGCGATACGCGAAGGCGTCCAGCGCAAGGCTGTAAACGTACACCGCTCCGAATACGCTCAGAACAGCGGCTCCGAGCAGACCCATGAGGGGAACGTTCAACCGCAGGGACTTTCTGCTTGAGTGGGGGATGAGCATGATGGTCACAGGGAGAAGCAATCTCTTCAGAAACAGCCTAATCCTGTACATATCTCACCCCGCGCTCTCCTTTCTCAGTGGTTCCCAGGACACAGGAATAATACCCATTTTCCTCCAAACATTCAAGAGCTTTCTGAAGAAACTCTCCCTTGACCGCGATTATAAAGCCAATTCCGAGGTTGAAGGTGCGCCGCATGTCTTCCTCGGGCACCTTGCCCATGTCCCGTACCAGTCCAAAGACCGGGGGCTCCTGCCAGGCCCGCAGGTTCACTCGCGCCCGCACGCCCTCGGGCAGGATGCGCGGCAGGTTTCCCGGTATGCCGCCTCCCGTGACGTGGGCCATCCCCTTCACCGGGACGGAGGCCAGAAGCGCCCGTATGCCTTTCACATAGATGCGTGTGGGCCTCAGCAGCTCCTCGCCCAGCGCTCCGCCCAGCTCCGGCACGTAGGTATCGGGCGTCATCTTCATCTTCTCGAAGAAGACTTTCCGGACCAGGGAATAGCCGTTGCTGTGAAGTCCGCTGGACAGCAGGCCCACCAGGACATCGCCGGGCTCGATGGAGGAGCCGTCCACAATCCCGTCCCTTTCCACCGCGCCCACGGCAAAGCCGGACAGGTCGTACTCCCCCTCGGCGTAGAAGCCGGGCATCTCCGCCGTCTCGCCGCCCACCAGGGCGCAGCCCGCCTCCTGGCAGCCCCGGACGATGCCCTCGATGACCTGGGCCCCCTGGTCGGCCCGGAGTTTCCCCGTGGCGAAGTA of the Nitrospirota bacterium genome contains:
- a CDS encoding polymer-forming cytoskeletal protein — encoded protein: MFQKNEKLETFVGKNTHIRGDLSTKGTLRIDGQVTGNVAADWVILGDKAVLKGDIQASGVVVGGTVEGNLSAKEVVEIKRKGQVTGDVVTSKLLVIEGGVLDGKVAMQREASNLIELDQEKFKEVQATQ
- a CDS encoding M23 family metallopeptidase — encoded protein: MYRIRLFLKRLLLPVTIMLIPHSSRKSLRLNVPLMGLLGAAVLSVFGAVYVYSLALDAFAYRPTKEKLDYYQNEFAEIESTISSLKLAEKQFRKLFSLGSKDAVLENMSSTDMGALDADILKKQIEKTMDSVAEIRDYLSEQRDLYMATPMGWPVKGWISSGYGYRIHPITGRRDFHTGMDISARPGDPVDATADGIVIFAGRSGANGNLVAIGHGFGYTTYYAHNKKIAVKVGDVVKRGDVIAYVGSTGRATGPHVHYEIWKDGKNVNPKKYLKGGTS
- the purM gene encoding phosphoribosylformylglycinamidine cyclo-ligase; translation: MHEDEFTYKKAGVDIGEGDRFVARIAPLVKKTFRPEVLTGIGSFGALFNLDISRYRQPVLVSGTDGVGTKLKVAFLAARHDTVGIDLVAMCVNDILTSGAEPLFFLDYFATGKLRADQGAQVIEGIVRGCQEAGCALVGGETAEMPGFYAEGEYDLSGFAVGAVERDGIVDGSSIEPGDVLVGLLSSGLHSNGYSLVRKVFFEKMKMTPDTYVPELGGALGEELLRPTRIYVKGIRALLASVPVKGMAHVTGGGIPGNLPRILPEGVRARVNLRAWQEPPVFGLVRDMGKVPEEDMRRTFNLGIGFIIAVKGEFLQKALECLEENGYYSCVLGTTEKGERGVRYVQD